The following proteins are encoded in a genomic region of Lactiplantibacillus plantarum:
- the hslO gene encoding Hsp33 family molecular chaperone HslO — MADYLVKSVAGNEMFRAYAVSATGVVAEAQRRHDTWSAASAALGRSLVGTLLLASSVLKGEEQMTVKINGNGPVGGIVVDGNAKGTVKGYLQHPHVHLPLNDKHKIDVKAAVGTDGFLSVTKDQGVGDPFTGTVALVSGELGEDFTYYLAQSEQIPSAVGLSVFVNDDNSIGVAGGFLVQVLPNATDEAISSLENKLKDMPLVSQLMRDGKSPEDILDLLFDGDVKVLDKMPVKFECDCSKERFAEALMALPKHEVQAMIDEDHGATAVCHFCGDQYQFSERELEAVLSRSKGDA; from the coding sequence ATGGCAGATTATTTAGTAAAAAGCGTCGCGGGTAATGAGATGTTTCGAGCGTACGCAGTTAGCGCAACGGGCGTGGTTGCTGAAGCCCAACGCCGACATGATACCTGGAGTGCAGCATCAGCAGCGTTAGGCCGCAGCTTGGTTGGTACGTTATTATTAGCATCATCGGTTTTAAAGGGTGAAGAACAAATGACCGTTAAAATCAACGGGAACGGTCCTGTTGGTGGTATCGTTGTTGATGGCAATGCTAAAGGTACGGTCAAGGGGTATTTACAGCACCCCCATGTGCACTTGCCTTTGAATGATAAGCATAAGATCGATGTGAAGGCGGCTGTTGGAACTGATGGCTTTTTATCTGTGACTAAGGATCAGGGGGTTGGGGATCCATTCACCGGAACGGTTGCGTTAGTTTCTGGTGAATTAGGCGAAGACTTTACGTATTACTTAGCACAGTCCGAACAGATTCCATCAGCTGTTGGCTTGTCGGTGTTTGTAAATGACGACAATTCGATTGGAGTTGCTGGTGGCTTTTTGGTGCAAGTATTGCCAAATGCGACGGATGAAGCCATCAGCTCGCTAGAAAACAAGCTCAAAGACATGCCGTTAGTCTCCCAATTGATGCGTGATGGTAAGTCACCAGAAGATATTTTGGATTTGTTATTTGATGGTGACGTTAAGGTATTAGATAAAATGCCAGTTAAGTTTGAATGCGATTGTTCTAAAGAACGATTTGCCGAAGCACTAATGGCTTTGCCTAAGCATGAGGTTCAAGCAATGATTGATGAAGATCATGGTGCCACGGCAGTTTGTCATTTTTGTGGGGACCAGTATCAGTTCAGTGAACGCGAACTAGAAGCAGTGCTCTCACGGTCCAAGGGTGACGCTTAA
- the dusB gene encoding tRNA dihydrouridine synthase DusB produces the protein MNQEWQIGDVTIPNRVVVAPMAGVTNAAFRVICKDFGAGLVVCEMISDRGIMYHNRKTLEMMFVDPKEHPMSIQIFGGSKATLVQAAQFVDQQTNADIIDINMGCPVNKVVKTDAGAKWLLSPDKVYEMVAAVTAAVNKPVTVKMRTGWDAEHVYAVENARAAERAGAAAVAMHGRTRKQMYQGHADWDVLKRVADALTIPLMGNGDVQTPQDAARMLDEVGADAVMIGRAVEGNPWMLTQTVHYLATGELLTPPTPMAKMQTAMEHLQRLVVLKGERGGCHEFREQAPYYLKGIPRSARTKVALMEASSLAEMMRILTQFQEQTATYLASHAVK, from the coding sequence ATGAATCAAGAGTGGCAGATCGGTGATGTGACGATTCCCAATCGTGTCGTAGTGGCACCGATGGCCGGCGTGACTAACGCGGCCTTTCGAGTAATCTGCAAGGATTTTGGTGCGGGGTTAGTCGTTTGTGAGATGATTTCTGATCGCGGGATCATGTATCATAATCGTAAGACCCTGGAAATGATGTTTGTTGATCCAAAAGAACATCCAATGAGTATTCAAATCTTTGGTGGTTCGAAAGCAACACTGGTTCAAGCCGCCCAGTTTGTCGATCAGCAGACCAATGCTGATATTATTGATATTAATATGGGCTGTCCGGTGAATAAAGTGGTTAAGACTGATGCGGGCGCTAAGTGGCTTTTAAGTCCAGATAAAGTCTATGAGATGGTCGCGGCTGTGACTGCTGCGGTTAATAAACCAGTGACGGTCAAGATGCGAACTGGTTGGGACGCAGAGCACGTATATGCCGTCGAGAATGCGCGGGCTGCCGAACGAGCTGGTGCAGCTGCCGTTGCAATGCATGGACGGACTCGTAAGCAGATGTACCAAGGCCATGCTGATTGGGACGTGTTAAAACGGGTGGCGGATGCCCTCACGATTCCATTGATGGGTAATGGTGACGTTCAGACACCTCAAGATGCTGCGCGGATGCTTGATGAAGTCGGGGCCGATGCCGTCATGATTGGCCGGGCGGTAGAAGGTAATCCGTGGATGCTTACCCAGACAGTACACTATTTAGCAACCGGGGAGTTACTAACGCCACCCACACCGATGGCTAAGATGCAAACGGCAATGGAACATTTGCAGCGGTTAGTGGTTTTAAAAGGTGAGCGGGGCGGCTGTCATGAATTCCGTGAACAAGCGCCGTACTATCTAAAAGGCATCCCAAGGTCGGCACGGACCAAAGTGGCTTTAATGGAGGCAAGCTCGTTAGCAGAAATGATGCGCATTTTAACGCAGTTTCAGGAGCAGACGGCAACTTATTTGGCTAGTCACGCGGTAAAGTGA
- the hpt gene encoding hypoxanthine phosphoribosyltransferase: MNNDIERVLYSREDIHQVAQKLGKELTTAYAGKNPLIICVLKGAVLFTTDIIREMDIYADLDFINLSSYGNETISSGEVQLTKDLDADVTGRDVLVIEDIIDTGRTLKFLIDLLKRRDVNSVKVCTLLDKPAGRLVDIKADYIGFEVPNEFVVGYGLDYAERYRNLPYVGILKPAIYEHK, from the coding sequence ATGAACAACGACATTGAACGAGTACTTTATAGTCGCGAGGATATCCATCAGGTTGCACAAAAATTAGGAAAAGAACTCACAACTGCATATGCTGGTAAGAACCCATTAATTATTTGCGTACTCAAGGGTGCCGTTTTATTTACCACGGACATTATTCGTGAAATGGATATTTACGCGGATCTTGATTTTATTAATTTATCAAGTTACGGTAATGAAACGATCTCTAGTGGTGAGGTTCAACTAACGAAGGACTTAGATGCTGATGTGACGGGTCGTGATGTGTTAGTCATTGAAGACATCATTGATACCGGGCGGACGTTGAAGTTCTTGATCGATTTGTTGAAGCGGCGCGATGTGAACTCAGTTAAGGTCTGCACGTTATTGGATAAACCAGCTGGTCGACTCGTTGATATTAAGGCAGATTATATTGGTTTTGAAGTACCGAATGAGTTTGTGGTCGGTTACGGTCTTGACTATGCAGAACGCTATCGGAACTTGCCGTACGTTGGGATTTTAAAACCTGCGATTTACGAGCATAAATAA
- the ftsH gene encoding ATP-dependent zinc metalloprotease FtsH: protein MNNRRNGLFRNSLFYILMFLSLMGIIYFFFGGNSGSQTQNIRYSEFVKQLDKNNVKNVSIQPSGGVYKVTGSYRKARTTSSANALGIKSASTKTTSFSTTMLENNSTVDQVSKLAAKHDVKVTAKAEESSGIWVTLLMYIAPVILMLFLFYMMMGQAGQGGGNNRVMNFGKTKAKPADSKQNKVRFSDVAGEEEEKQELVEVVEFLKDPRKFVSLGARIPSGVLLEGPPGTGKTLLAKAVAGEAGVPFFSISGSDFVEMFVGVGASRVRDLFEQAKKNAPSIIFIDEIDAVGRQRGNGMGGGHDEREQTLNQLLVEMDGFTGNEGVIVMAATNRSDVLDPALLRPGRFDRKILVGRPDVKGREAILKVHAKNKPLAADVDLKEIAKQTPGFVGADLENLLNEAALLAARRNKKQVDAADLDEAEDRVIAGPAKHDRVVNKHERETVAYHEAGHTIVGLVLNDARVVHKVTIVPRGRAGGYAIMLPREDQMLMSKRDAKEQMAGLMGGRAAEEIIFGAQSSGASNDFEQATQIARAMVTQYGMSEKLGPVELENANQQAAYQQGMGASAFSQHTAQLIDDEVRRLSQEAHQTATDIIESHREQHKLIAEALLKYETLDEKQILSLFKTGKMPEKDSNEFPSEKAATFEESKRELERREAEKHAQNQSADDKQADSADTTTNVSVAEPSFPSESDASSEVSADSSVNSTANSATESATDSDVATSATGLPNAESATPSSQDDTNSQA from the coding sequence ATGAACAATCGACGCAATGGACTCTTTCGTAATAGCTTATTTTACATTTTGATGTTTCTGAGCTTGATGGGAATTATCTACTTTTTCTTTGGCGGTAATTCCGGCTCACAAACGCAAAATATTCGTTATAGCGAATTTGTCAAACAATTAGATAAGAATAACGTTAAAAACGTTAGTATCCAGCCTAGTGGCGGCGTCTACAAGGTAACTGGTTCATACCGGAAAGCACGGACGACTTCTTCTGCAAACGCCCTTGGTATCAAGAGCGCATCTACAAAGACGACGTCATTTTCAACAACGATGTTGGAAAACAACTCCACGGTTGACCAAGTTTCTAAGTTGGCGGCTAAGCATGACGTCAAGGTTACGGCTAAGGCCGAAGAATCTAGCGGCATCTGGGTCACGTTATTAATGTACATCGCGCCAGTCATCCTGATGTTATTCCTCTTCTATATGATGATGGGACAAGCAGGACAAGGCGGCGGGAACAACCGGGTTATGAACTTTGGTAAGACCAAAGCAAAACCAGCTGATAGTAAGCAAAATAAGGTTCGTTTCTCAGATGTTGCCGGTGAAGAAGAAGAAAAGCAAGAATTGGTCGAAGTTGTCGAATTCTTGAAAGATCCGCGGAAGTTCGTGTCCTTAGGTGCACGGATCCCATCTGGGGTACTCCTCGAGGGGCCTCCTGGTACTGGTAAAACGTTGCTTGCTAAAGCGGTTGCCGGTGAAGCTGGTGTCCCATTCTTCTCAATCTCTGGTTCTGACTTCGTCGAAATGTTCGTCGGGGTTGGTGCTAGCCGGGTTCGGGACTTATTCGAACAAGCTAAGAAGAACGCCCCATCTATCATCTTTATTGATGAAATTGATGCGGTTGGTCGGCAACGTGGCAATGGTATGGGCGGCGGTCATGATGAACGTGAACAAACCCTGAACCAATTGTTAGTTGAAATGGATGGTTTTACAGGTAATGAAGGTGTCATCGTCATGGCGGCGACAAACCGTTCTGATGTACTTGATCCTGCCTTACTTCGTCCAGGTCGTTTCGACCGGAAGATCTTAGTTGGTCGTCCAGACGTTAAGGGTCGGGAAGCCATCTTAAAAGTCCATGCTAAGAATAAGCCATTAGCAGCTGACGTTGATTTGAAGGAAATTGCCAAGCAAACACCTGGATTCGTGGGTGCCGATTTGGAAAACTTATTGAACGAAGCGGCCTTGTTAGCTGCCCGTCGTAATAAGAAGCAAGTTGACGCTGCGGATCTCGATGAAGCAGAAGATCGGGTCATTGCCGGACCTGCTAAGCATGATCGCGTTGTGAATAAGCATGAACGGGAAACCGTGGCTTATCACGAAGCTGGTCATACGATTGTTGGATTGGTCTTGAATGATGCACGGGTCGTTCATAAAGTAACGATCGTGCCACGGGGTCGTGCTGGCGGTTATGCCATCATGTTACCACGTGAAGATCAGATGTTGATGTCGAAACGTGATGCGAAGGAACAAATGGCTGGTTTAATGGGTGGTCGTGCTGCTGAAGAAATTATCTTTGGGGCGCAATCATCAGGTGCTTCTAATGACTTTGAACAGGCAACGCAAATTGCCCGGGCAATGGTTACTCAATATGGGATGAGTGAAAAGCTTGGTCCTGTTGAGTTAGAAAATGCCAACCAACAAGCAGCTTACCAACAGGGTATGGGTGCGAGTGCCTTTTCACAACATACGGCACAATTGATCGATGATGAAGTCCGGCGTTTGAGCCAAGAAGCGCATCAAACTGCTACGGATATTATCGAGTCACACCGTGAACAGCATAAGTTAATTGCGGAAGCCTTATTGAAGTACGAAACATTGGATGAAAAGCAAATTCTCAGTCTGTTTAAGACTGGTAAGATGCCTGAAAAGGATAGTAATGAATTTCCAAGTGAGAAAGCAGCTACCTTCGAAGAATCCAAACGTGAATTGGAACGTCGCGAAGCTGAAAAGCACGCGCAAAACCAAAGTGCGGATGATAAGCAAGCAGACTCAGCTGACACTACGACTAATGTGAGTGTTGCTGAACCAAGTTTCCCAAGTGAATCGGATGCTAGTTCAGAAGTTAGTGCTGACAGTAGTGTCAATTCAACAGCTAATTCAGCCACTGAATCAGCTACCGACAGTGATGTCGCAACTTCAGCCACCGGTTTACCAAATGCTGAAAGTGCCACACCATCATCGCAGGATGATACTAATTCGCAAGCATAG
- the tilS gene encoding tRNA lysidine(34) synthetase TilS: protein MTPIQKFNRQLAAAKLLSPQQTVVVAVSTGVDSMVLLHLLQRLPAAERPRVVVAHVNHHLREQSQMEADYLRQYCQQQNLKLVMADWLPAAHPKSGIEAAGRQFRYHVFAKVMRENRATAVLTAHHANDQVETYLMKLARGGDISQLTGIATSRPFATGRLIRPLLTWSKDQLRNYAAEQHVVYFEDVTNQDVALTRNRIRHRVVPELMTVNPQLLKHVADYQQQLTTLLTAKKQMVTVLLSQVVTATGALVVDQWGALPSQWQLAVFATWLEQQTQQLFTESKLQPLVSWGQRTRPATSRLTVNAAWELYRNAGIIEALPIKKRGKKLMPREKIMVDLNQWQKITATQTVGIFTRVPNVVSQPFWLTEADWPLVWRPWQAGDRIVLKGGGHQLVRRLLIDRKVPAERREQVQVLVNAQGNVLWVVGHKFSYRTTGTQTVFLALKHES from the coding sequence ATGACACCAATTCAAAAGTTCAATCGGCAATTAGCTGCAGCCAAACTGTTATCACCACAGCAAACAGTGGTGGTAGCGGTGTCGACTGGGGTCGATTCAATGGTATTGTTGCATTTGTTGCAACGATTGCCAGCAGCGGAACGGCCACGGGTAGTGGTGGCTCATGTTAATCATCATTTACGCGAACAAAGTCAAATGGAAGCGGACTACTTGCGACAATATTGCCAGCAGCAAAACTTGAAGCTAGTCATGGCCGATTGGCTACCCGCGGCACATCCCAAGAGTGGTATTGAAGCAGCTGGGCGTCAGTTTCGGTACCATGTTTTTGCTAAGGTGATGCGGGAAAATCGTGCAACGGCAGTTTTGACTGCGCACCACGCCAATGATCAAGTCGAAACGTATCTGATGAAGCTTGCGCGTGGTGGCGACATCTCACAATTGACAGGAATCGCAACTAGTCGGCCCTTTGCAACGGGCCGATTAATTCGGCCGTTGTTGACGTGGTCGAAAGATCAGCTACGAAACTATGCTGCCGAGCAGCATGTCGTTTATTTTGAAGACGTTACTAATCAAGATGTGGCCTTGACCCGTAATCGGATTCGGCACCGTGTCGTGCCAGAACTTATGACGGTTAATCCCCAGTTATTAAAGCATGTGGCCGATTACCAGCAACAGTTGACAACGCTGTTGACGGCTAAAAAGCAAATGGTCACGGTACTACTGTCGCAGGTCGTAACGGCCACAGGGGCGTTGGTTGTTGATCAGTGGGGCGCACTCCCGAGCCAGTGGCAGTTAGCCGTTTTTGCGACGTGGCTCGAGCAGCAGACGCAACAACTATTCACCGAGTCGAAGTTACAACCGCTGGTCTCGTGGGGACAACGGACGCGGCCTGCCACGAGTAGATTAACGGTAAACGCGGCCTGGGAGTTGTACCGTAACGCTGGTATCATTGAAGCTTTGCCAATAAAAAAAAGGGGTAAAAAGTTAATGCCCCGTGAAAAAATTATGGTAGACTTAAACCAATGGCAGAAAATTACTGCAACCCAAACGGTGGGAATCTTTACGCGGGTGCCAAATGTTGTCAGTCAGCCATTTTGGTTAACAGAAGCCGATTGGCCGCTAGTGTGGCGGCCGTGGCAAGCTGGTGATCGAATCGTTCTCAAGGGCGGTGGTCATCAGCTGGTACGTCGACTGCTGATTGATCGAAAAGTTCCGGCTGAACGGCGTGAACAGGTGCAAGTGTTAGTGAATGCTCAAGGGAACGTTCTGTGGGTGGTCGGTCATAAGTTTAGCTATCGTACGACTGGTACCCAGACAGTATTTTTAGCCTTAAAACACGAGAGTTGA